The Leptidea sinapis chromosome 15, ilLepSina1.1, whole genome shotgun sequence genome window below encodes:
- the LOC126968352 gene encoding uncharacterized protein LOC126968352: MMDIKDIIKWFIPCFHVLLWCARKISARLTVVCLFLILCPTYEAKVLSDTNVAISKSNTKSLDNFSANKVNFTGQSDEHRGDTSIGRTFGRPFKRMIQALVPLAFQMGAASTWAVIAAMVGIKTLAVTLLILKLLLLAAAAKFGTLFASKHHSHGWESPTPHQKEIHLHIHNGQHGEEHVPISPWSREGVQASNPSETKHVNVGFDPYGGPQTISTPYGHYMKIDPAIQPH; encoded by the exons atgatGGATATAAAAGACATTATAAAATGGTTTATTCCATGTTTCCATGTATTACTTTGGTGCGCGCGAAAAATAAGTGCGCGTTTGACAGTtgtgtgtttatttttaattttatgcccCACTTATGAAGCTAAGGTCTTAAGTGATACTAACGTAGCTATAAGTAAATCAAATACCAAAAGTTTAGATAATTTTAGTgcaaataaagttaattttacaGGACAAAGTGATGAACATCGAGGCGATACTTCTATTG GTCGAACGTTTGGACGTCCATTCAAGCGAATGATCCAAGCCTTGGTCCCGTTGGCATTCCAGATGGGCGCTGCGTCCACCTGGGCAGTAATTGCTGCGATGGTCGGCATCAAAACTTTAGCTGTCACTTTGCTGATACTCAAGCTATTGCTGCTTGCTGCTGCTGCAAAG TTTGGAACTCTATTCGCAAGCAAACACCATTCACACGGTTGGGAGAGTCCAACCCCACATCAGAAAGAGATTCACCTGCACATACACAATGGTCAGCATGGGGAAGAACATGTTCCTATAT CCCCATGGAGTAGAGAGGGAGTTCAAGCTTCGAACCCGAGTGAAACGAAACACGTCAACGTCGGGTTTGATCCCTATGGGGGACCACAGACGATCAGCACACCTTATGGGCATTACATGAAAATAGATCCAGCTATTCAACCCCATTGA